ATTACTACGGTTTAACTCCTGAACAGGCAAAACGGGGTGGTCTCAATCCCAAAATGTTTAACAGTTTTTTAGATGGTTCAAAACCTGCAATCGAATCCACTGCAGTCGCTAATGCTACCGGATTAGCTGTACCGAGCAACGGTCTTTTATATCCTCCAGCGAGTATTGAAGATATTCCGGTGGTGACTCGACCAATTTCTGAGGGCGGCCATTTGGAACAGAAGGGGATGGTCGAAGTAATTTCTTCCTTAGAAAAAGATGGTCGAAAAATACCCTATGACATTCGCATGGGGGTTTGGGTCACGGTCGAGGCAGAAACCGATTACATTAAGAATTGCTTTGAAGAATATAAAGCCCATACTGATCCAAGCGGACGGTATTTCACACTCTACAAGCGTTGGCATTTAATCGGACTCGAGGTGGGCATGTCTGTAGCCAGCGTTGCTCTTCGCAAAGAATCGACTGGAGTACCGTACTGTTGGAATGCCGATGTGATTGCCACTGCAAAACGTGATCTCAATCCAGGTGACGTCCTCGATGGTGAGGGTGGCTATACCGTATGGGGAAAGTTATTACCTGCTAATAAATCTAGCGCCATGGGTGGATTACCTCTAGGCTTGGCACATCAAATTAAAGTTATCAGGCCAGTGAAAAAAGGACAAAGTCTTTGCTGGGATGATGTATCAATCGATAAAACAACCGATGCTTACAAAATTCGGATGGAGATGGAAGGTTCGTTTAAAGCAGCGATTCTCGCTTAGCAAATTTTTTGTAGAGATCAATTCCAAACTTACAGATTGAGATAAATAACAGGGCTCCCAAAATATCACCAATGAGCATGGCGATCGCATTTGAGAGACTGCCGCTCGGGATGCCCATCAGCACAAACCATACTTGATGTAGCCCGGTACTCAAAAGAGCAAAGACCAAGACGCTAATCGCGATCATCTGTATATTGAGGTTGCTCAAATCCGGATTAATTTTGAGATTACGAATGACAAGCAGGCGCGCAAGATAGGGGCCAAAACCTGAAATGATGCCGATTCCAAGAATACTGATCATGTCATCACCCAGATTGCGTCCAAAAGTGATTAGGGTAGAAGCAATGGCAATACCAATTGCTCCAGACAGGCTAAAAATAAGAACTAAAAATAGTCTGAGTCCAGCGGGAAGGTAAATCCAGTTGACACCGGGTGCTGCCTCCAAAAAAGCAGTAAGCCAATCATTGGCATAAAAAAGGAGGGTGTACACGAGAGCGCAAGCGATGATTATCTGTGCAGAAAAGACTGATTCTTTTGAAGAATTTGCTTGACTCATGAAAAATTGACTATGATTATTGTGGTTAGAGTTTGTTTGGTATATTGTTCGAATTAATCATTTATTAGCCAATTCTAATTAAATTCATGTCACATCGCTCTTTGTCGTATTTGCGTTTTCTCAATTGCCTGGATACGCTCGATCGCATCAATCCGGGAAAGAAATTGGATTTCACGGAGGAGCAGCTATTAAATCGCGTGATGTTGGCCTGGGATCGTCAACAAACGATCTTGGTTGGAGATTTATTAACCGCTCATGAGCTTGGCTCTCAGGCAACCCTTCATGGACGGATCAAAAATTTGCAGGCGATGGGCTACATCAAGCTGTCCATTGACAAGGCGGATGCCCGAAAAAAACATATCATCCCAACTAAATTAGCGTTAAGCTACTACGAAAAGCTCTCCATGCAGATGGAGAGTATTCTGCAAACACCTTAAATTGGTGGAGTCGGCGGGAATCGAACCCGCGTCCGCAAACACGCTACAACAAGTTCTACATACTTAGTCTAATTATTTGATTTAACTAAGGCAACGCGAATCGACACGCTTTGCATTAGCGATTCACTAAGTTTTCGTATCAACTCTCGTGACACGAGTTGATCTTATCTCTTGTAAATGACCCTGATGTAGCTTGCGCTACCTGACCCAAGAGAGAGTCAGTTCAGGGGCAGCCGCAATCAAGCGGCTAGTGCGTAACGTTCGTCGTTAGCAGTTATTGCATTCCCATTGATTTACGAGATAACGGGTCCTCGGTATGCCCTTGATGCTTTGTAATCCACGTCGAAACCATGTCGACCCCGAATTATTTTTACACTAGGACCAATATTTTAAGTCTTTGGGGAATAAATTGCACAGTTATTTTGTAAACAGAATTTGGCGCAAGTCCTGTGGACGATGAATCAGGTAGTCTGCACCCCAGGAATGCGGCGGTTCTTCGCACCCACAATAGCCATAGAGAGCGGCCGCTGTTTGCATCCCAGCAGCCTTGCCGGAGACTATGTCGCGAATATCGTCACCAATATAAATGGCCCTGTTGGGATCGACCTTGGCTAGGCGAGCGGCATGCAAAATCGGTTCTGGATGGGGCTTGGAGTGGGGCGTGGTATCGCCCGAGACTACGCAATGCGCTCTTTTCAGTAAGCCCATTTGCTCGGTGAGCGGTTGGGTAAATCGTTGTTGTTTATTGGTGACAATCCCCCACGGAATCTTTTGTTCATCAAGTTCTTGCAAAAGCTCTTCCATACCCTCGTAAAGTTTGCTGTGGACCAGAAGCGCTTCCTCATAAAAGCTTAAGAAGTAATCACGCAAGGTAATAAACTCAGGGTGATCGGGACCAATCCCAAAACTTTTCTGAATCAGACCCCGAGCTCCCGCAGATGCCATAGGCCGCAAGATCTCGTAGGCCATGGGTGCACGCCGATTAACAGTCAGTAGACGGTTGGCTGCAGCAACTAAATCCGGCGCGGTATCAGCGAGCGTGCCATCAAGATCAAAAAAGACCCCTTCAAATACTGGCGTACTCATTATTGAGGCTTACGGGTTGCCATCATGTAGTTCACATCCGTATCGCTACCTAAGCGATAAATTTGTGTGATGGGGTTATAGGTCATACCCTTGAGTTGCAATACCTCTAAGCCAGCAGCTCGAGTAAATTGAGCCAATTCAGAAGGCTTAATAAATTTCTCATACTGATGCGTACCCTTGGGTAGGAGTTGCAAAATATACTCCGCGCCAATAATGGCAAAGAGGTAGGATTTTG
This DNA window, taken from Polynucleobacter sp. HIN5, encodes the following:
- a CDS encoding HAD family hydrolase, which encodes MSTPVFEGVFFDLDGTLADTAPDLVAAANRLLTVNRRAPMAYEILRPMASAGARGLIQKSFGIGPDHPEFITLRDYFLSFYEEALLVHSKLYEGMEELLQELDEQKIPWGIVTNKQQRFTQPLTEQMGLLKRAHCVVSGDTTPHSKPHPEPILHAARLAKVDPNRAIYIGDDIRDIVSGKAAGMQTAAALYGYCGCEEPPHSWGADYLIHRPQDLRQILFTK
- a CDS encoding NAD(P)H-dependent oxidoreductase, with the protein product MSLYQQLLQRDAEQKPIRIGLIGAGKFGSMYLAQIPRTPGVQLVAVADLMPAVAKQNLCTVGWAPAQLEAQSIDLALRERTCYVSDDWQAMVQHPAVDVVVECTGNPIAAVEHCLRAFSEGKHVVNVTVEADAFCGPLLAKKARDANVIYSLAFGDQPALICDLVDWARTCGFPVVAAGRGHQWLPHYADSTPETVWNYYGLTPEQAKRGGLNPKMFNSFLDGSKPAIESTAVANATGLAVPSNGLLYPPASIEDIPVVTRPISEGGHLEQKGMVEVISSLEKDGRKIPYDIRMGVWVTVEAETDYIKNCFEEYKAHTDPSGRYFTLYKRWHLIGLEVGMSVASVALRKESTGVPYCWNADVIATAKRDLNPGDVLDGEGGYTVWGKLLPANKSSAMGGLPLGLAHQIKVIRPVKKGQSLCWDDVSIDKTTDAYKIRMEMEGSFKAAILA